Proteins encoded together in one Terriglobus saanensis SP1PR4 window:
- a CDS encoding beta-glucosidase family protein, whose amino-acid sequence MKSVRVVLLLCLLPLSNLHAQKNKRPEPPPTPHPWMNASLDPDSRADMVQQQLTFDEKMQLVHGIGWGVLRDGDPVPPTSNFGAGMVIGIPRLGIPDINLMDSAVGIRMAAYQSRYATLLPSTLGAASSFDPEGAFLYGSVIGRELRDWGSNMSIGGGVDLTREPRNGRNFEYAGEDPVLAGTMTGNLMRGVIANHVMSDIKHFAVNDEETGRNINNVVMGHRALRETDLLAFQIAIGIASPSAVMCSYNKVNTHWACENDYLLNKVLKRDFGFKGFVVSDWEATHSTVKAANAGLDMEMPGEDFFGKDLRKAVADKKVSMARVDDMVHRILRSMFAAGVVDYPFQRRVTDPFRGLDDAQHIAEESIVLLKNRAHLLPLAKATTHSIALIGSHADVGMLSGGGSAQVDAPGGNAVAPFEGAARWGYPIYFPTSPLKYIQKAMPSAKVSYNSGDDIAAAVALAKKSDVAFVFVNQFSTESRDFLTLSLPNNQDALVAAIAAANPKTIVVLETGGPVSMPWIEHVAAVFAAWYPGIGGAQALANLVSGEVNPSGKLPITFARTEADLPTPVVPGLDQPNAYVVDGEAKVKPFDVVYPEPIAVGYRWYELKKKTPLFSFGYGLSYTSYAYSALKVDASAKQVSFRVKNTGARAGTEIAQVYVQLPELAGEPFKKLVAFKRVTLKPMEEQTVTLPIDPAFIKIYVEEGTDDGHWELPKGDFTVFAGGSSATLPLHTVVAF is encoded by the coding sequence ATGAAAAGCGTTCGCGTCGTTCTATTGCTGTGTCTTCTGCCCCTTTCAAACCTTCACGCACAGAAGAACAAGCGTCCGGAGCCGCCTCCCACTCCTCATCCTTGGATGAACGCGTCCCTCGATCCTGACAGTCGTGCGGACATGGTGCAGCAGCAGCTTACCTTCGACGAAAAAATGCAGCTTGTGCACGGTATCGGGTGGGGCGTTCTCCGGGATGGCGATCCTGTGCCGCCCACGTCGAACTTCGGTGCAGGCATGGTGATCGGCATCCCACGTCTCGGCATCCCGGATATCAATCTCATGGACTCCGCTGTAGGCATTCGCATGGCTGCCTACCAGAGCCGCTATGCCACGCTGCTTCCCTCGACGCTTGGTGCCGCATCGAGCTTCGATCCTGAGGGTGCGTTTCTGTATGGATCGGTCATCGGTCGCGAGCTGCGCGACTGGGGCAGCAACATGTCCATCGGCGGTGGAGTCGATCTCACGCGTGAACCGCGCAACGGCCGCAACTTTGAGTACGCGGGCGAAGACCCTGTACTTGCCGGCACGATGACAGGCAACCTCATGCGCGGCGTTATCGCGAATCATGTCATGAGCGACATCAAGCACTTCGCCGTCAATGACGAAGAGACCGGTCGCAACATCAACAACGTCGTGATGGGGCACCGCGCTCTGCGTGAAACAGACTTGCTCGCATTCCAGATTGCGATTGGCATTGCGAGCCCTTCGGCTGTGATGTGTTCGTACAACAAGGTGAACACGCACTGGGCGTGTGAGAACGACTACCTGCTCAACAAGGTGCTCAAGCGCGACTTCGGCTTCAAAGGATTTGTCGTCTCCGATTGGGAAGCGACGCACTCCACGGTGAAGGCCGCGAATGCCGGTCTTGATATGGAGATGCCGGGCGAAGACTTCTTCGGCAAGGACCTGCGTAAGGCCGTCGCGGATAAAAAGGTATCAATGGCGCGGGTCGACGATATGGTGCATCGCATTCTCCGTAGCATGTTCGCCGCAGGCGTAGTGGACTATCCCTTCCAACGACGCGTGACGGATCCCTTCCGTGGACTCGACGATGCGCAGCACATCGCGGAAGAGAGCATCGTACTTCTGAAGAATCGCGCACACCTTCTTCCTCTGGCAAAGGCTACGACGCACAGCATTGCGCTGATCGGTTCGCATGCAGATGTAGGCATGCTCTCCGGTGGTGGTTCCGCGCAGGTCGACGCTCCTGGTGGCAATGCCGTTGCGCCATTTGAGGGCGCTGCGCGCTGGGGATATCCGATCTACTTTCCGACATCGCCGCTCAAGTACATCCAGAAGGCGATGCCCTCGGCGAAGGTCTCGTACAACAGTGGGGACGATATTGCTGCGGCTGTCGCGTTGGCAAAGAAGTCGGATGTCGCCTTTGTCTTTGTCAATCAGTTCTCAACCGAATCGCGTGACTTTCTGACGTTATCCCTACCGAACAATCAGGATGCTCTTGTTGCCGCAATTGCTGCTGCAAATCCGAAGACGATCGTCGTGCTTGAAACCGGTGGTCCCGTCTCCATGCCATGGATCGAGCACGTCGCTGCGGTCTTCGCGGCTTGGTATCCCGGCATCGGCGGAGCGCAGGCCCTGGCGAATCTTGTTTCGGGCGAGGTCAATCCTTCCGGCAAACTTCCCATCACATTTGCACGCACGGAGGCCGACCTGCCTACGCCGGTCGTTCCCGGACTCGATCAACCGAACGCTTATGTCGTCGATGGCGAAGCGAAGGTCAAGCCTTTCGATGTCGTCTATCCTGAGCCGATTGCCGTTGGCTACCGCTGGTACGAACTGAAGAAGAAGACGCCGCTCTTCTCCTTTGGATACGGCCTCTCGTACACCAGCTACGCTTACTCCGCGTTGAAAGTGGATGCTTCGGCGAAGCAGGTCAGCTTCCGCGTGAAGAACACAGGAGCACGGGCAGGGACGGAGATCGCGCAAGTGTATGTTCAGCTTCCAGAGTTGGCAGGAGAGCCTTTCAAAAAACTGGTTGCGTTCAAGCGAGTCACTCTGAAGCCCATGGAAGAGCAGACGGTCACGCTGCCGATCGATCCTGCCTTCATCAAAATCTATGTGGAAGAGGGAACGGATGACGGCCACTGGGAGTTGCCCAAGGGTGATTTCACCGTTTTCGCAGGTGGGTCCTCTGCAACCCTTCCGCTTCATACGGTTGTGGCCTTCTGA
- a CDS encoding phosphatidylinositol-specific phospholipase C1-like protein, with the protein MTRLSFAATFATLAAASLALAQTATQQDKLVHLNQIQVIGSHNSYNLGFAPSEAKFMKMRNPKGYASLEYSHKALTHQLDGGVRQLEIDIYADPQGGRYAHPLIVELTKQAGLPADPDFDPNHEMDKPGFKVIHVQDFNQRASCMTFIGCLREVKAWSKANPQHVPVFLLIESKSGGALKDVPNSVAALPFTSELFDALDKEIRSVFSDSEMVLPDQVRGKYPTLEAAVLAGKWPTLANSRGKVIFLMDQKKDSPTYAAGHPNLEHRILFTNAVPGNPDAAFIEENSGTKAEIDALVKRGYIIRARTDEGTVAARNNDTTRRDEVLSSGAQMISTDYPLSEPSEWSGYSVGLPNGLPARCNIVNAPAGCSDALLEPNAKSAGTESPVHHP; encoded by the coding sequence ATGACCCGTCTTTCCTTTGCCGCAACGTTTGCCACTCTTGCCGCCGCATCGCTCGCTCTTGCGCAGACCGCAACGCAGCAGGACAAGCTCGTCCATCTGAACCAGATCCAGGTCATCGGCTCGCACAATAGCTACAACCTCGGCTTCGCACCCAGCGAAGCAAAGTTTATGAAGATGCGTAATCCCAAGGGCTATGCTTCGCTGGAATACAGCCACAAGGCCCTCACGCATCAGCTCGACGGCGGCGTCCGCCAGCTTGAGATCGATATCTACGCCGATCCGCAGGGTGGTCGCTACGCACATCCGCTCATCGTGGAACTGACCAAGCAGGCTGGTCTGCCCGCTGATCCCGATTTCGATCCGAATCACGAGATGGATAAGCCTGGATTCAAGGTAATTCACGTCCAGGACTTCAATCAGCGCGCGAGCTGCATGACCTTTATCGGCTGCCTGCGCGAGGTCAAGGCATGGTCGAAGGCGAACCCGCAGCACGTTCCTGTCTTTCTGCTCATCGAAAGCAAGAGCGGCGGCGCTCTCAAGGACGTTCCGAACAGCGTCGCAGCCCTGCCGTTTACCTCGGAACTCTTCGACGCGCTCGACAAAGAGATCCGCTCCGTCTTCTCCGACTCGGAGATGGTTCTTCCAGACCAGGTACGCGGAAAGTATCCGACGCTCGAAGCTGCAGTGCTCGCCGGGAAGTGGCCGACGCTCGCCAACTCGCGCGGCAAGGTCATTTTTCTTATGGACCAGAAGAAAGATAGTCCGACTTATGCAGCCGGTCATCCCAATTTGGAACACCGCATCCTCTTCACAAATGCCGTTCCGGGAAACCCGGATGCCGCCTTCATCGAAGAGAACAGTGGCACGAAGGCAGAAATTGACGCTCTCGTGAAGCGTGGCTATATCATCCGTGCTCGCACCGACGAAGGCACCGTTGCGGCGCGCAATAACGACACAACACGTCGCGATGAGGTACTTTCCAGCGGTGCGCAGATGATTTCCACCGACTATCCGCTCTCCGAGCCTTCGGAGTGGAGTGGGTATTCTGTCGGGTTGCCCAATGGCCTTCCGGCACGTTGCAACATCGTCAATGCTCCTGCAGGATGCAGCGATGCTCTCCTGGAACCGAACGCGAAGAGTGCCGGAACGGAATCTCCTGTGCATCATCCGTAG
- a CDS encoding TonB-dependent receptor, with the protein MNQFLTRSMSRWQLLVMTICLLFGTTMMQAQFESASVLGYVRDNAGAAVPNAQVTLTNVATNIAQTAKTDGEGKYEFNSVQIGNYVVTTSATGFEGAKTETFNVQTNARQRVDVAVKPGSVATVVEVTSAAQLLETETSSRGQVIGTREVENLPLNGRSYADLVLLVPGARKSTLENQTASSREGSFNINGQRSAFNNFLLDGLDNNNYGTSNQGFENENISPSPDAVNEFRVETNNYSAEYGRASGAVINVSTRRGTNAFHGRAWDYLRNTNLNAIGPFPPNLGVKPVLIRNQFGGTFGGPIFKDRTFFFADYEGLRQIFRNPTTAVTLPNAEQRAGSFVLHRVDGTTAPIPLYNPITGTIFANGTVTAQSTAFARAVLAALPANTSPLAYNTFSNNFVASPRGTINDDKGDVRIDHTFNQKWSAFARYSEHQAVIFDPPTVTGRAGGNANSNVNIQNRQIAGGLTWVISSNKLLDVRFAYTRNIGAKSPFGQGDSSLLTENGITDGLPTDPSIVRDLNGQSIQGFTQLGAQTSSPQFQNPTIYNPKANFTYVKGKHSMKIGYEYQAVNTQVNDFNPSYGQDNYASLYSTGPSSVVAGKTVPFFSACTSPTATGCIPTDTATGNTASTQIAQAQAAADFLFGNRSSYSLTNFTVVNLRQRFNFMYFQDDMKLMPNLTINAGLRYELATPQWERDNKLANFDPNTKSLIQAKSGSIYDRALVHMPLTNFGPRIGFSYSPLQKTVFRGGYGIAYTQFNRAGGENNLTYNGPNVVNATVNNFNSAYPTTTSLCTNDTQDQTACFRQTQQGYSNILVNSANFNPLKVTSRYIAPNFKTGYVQSYHLGFQTQLPGGIVADIAYVGNKGTHLQVLADYNQATPCLAATLGACTTISSYQARRPVPTFGDIEIAYGAGSSNYNSLQAKLEKRAGALYVLNSFTYSRTYDISSGHLETANGDNSRVNYANPSNDYGPSGYDQPLSDTTSIVYDLPYGHGRRFGASSNALSNAVLGGWQLTTINTMTSGLPVNINYSTSSSNGTTGMLFGTDLVTYRPQHIAGTPVYGPASGRAKTATALTGFLPLSSYALPSFASFGNTSPYGNVSRNSVRSYAFFQTDIGLHKAFPLWNDHSNLDFRAEAFNILNKVNYGAPDGNISDGSGFGAITTAYPARQLQLAAKFIF; encoded by the coding sequence ATGAATCAATTTCTCACGAGGTCTATGTCGCGCTGGCAACTGCTGGTGATGACCATCTGTCTGCTCTTCGGGACGACCATGATGCAGGCGCAGTTCGAATCCGCCTCCGTTCTAGGTTACGTTCGCGATAACGCAGGCGCTGCTGTCCCCAATGCCCAGGTCACACTCACCAACGTTGCCACCAACATCGCACAGACGGCCAAGACCGACGGCGAAGGCAAGTACGAGTTCAACTCCGTCCAGATCGGCAACTATGTCGTTACGACCTCTGCCACTGGCTTTGAGGGTGCAAAGACCGAGACGTTCAACGTACAGACCAATGCCCGTCAGCGTGTCGACGTCGCTGTTAAACCAGGATCGGTTGCCACTGTGGTCGAAGTCACTTCTGCGGCGCAGCTTCTGGAAACAGAGACCAGCTCTCGCGGCCAGGTCATCGGCACACGTGAGGTGGAGAACCTTCCTCTCAACGGCCGTTCTTACGCTGACCTTGTCCTGCTTGTTCCTGGAGCGCGCAAGTCCACCCTAGAGAACCAGACTGCATCCAGCCGCGAAGGTTCGTTCAATATCAACGGACAGCGGTCTGCATTCAACAACTTCCTGCTCGATGGTCTAGACAACAACAACTACGGCACGTCGAATCAGGGTTTTGAAAACGAAAACATCTCCCCGTCTCCAGATGCGGTCAATGAATTCCGCGTCGAAACGAACAACTACTCCGCAGAGTACGGTCGTGCCTCGGGCGCTGTGATCAACGTGTCGACCCGCCGTGGTACCAATGCCTTTCACGGCCGTGCCTGGGACTACCTTCGCAACACGAACCTGAATGCGATTGGCCCGTTTCCTCCAAACCTTGGTGTGAAGCCTGTCCTCATCCGTAACCAGTTCGGTGGCACTTTTGGCGGTCCGATTTTCAAAGACCGTACATTTTTCTTCGCAGATTACGAAGGTCTGCGCCAGATCTTCCGTAACCCCACGACGGCTGTTACACTGCCGAACGCAGAACAGCGCGCTGGTAGCTTTGTGCTGCATCGCGTAGACGGTACAACGGCACCAATTCCCTTGTATAACCCCATCACGGGCACCATTTTTGCAAATGGCACTGTGACGGCACAGTCCACTGCTTTTGCTCGTGCCGTTCTTGCTGCCCTGCCAGCGAACACCTCGCCTCTGGCTTACAACACTTTCAGTAATAACTTCGTTGCATCACCTCGTGGAACGATCAATGACGACAAAGGCGATGTCCGCATCGACCATACCTTCAATCAGAAGTGGAGTGCTTTCGCGCGCTACAGCGAGCATCAGGCGGTCATCTTCGATCCGCCTACGGTGACTGGTCGCGCCGGTGGTAATGCGAACTCGAACGTCAACATTCAGAACCGCCAGATTGCAGGTGGTTTGACCTGGGTGATTTCTTCCAACAAACTGCTCGATGTCCGATTTGCTTACACACGCAACATCGGTGCGAAATCCCCCTTTGGTCAAGGCGATTCATCGTTGCTTACAGAAAACGGGATTACGGATGGTCTCCCGACGGACCCGTCAATTGTGCGTGATTTGAATGGACAGTCCATTCAGGGATTCACACAGCTTGGTGCTCAGACGTCGAGCCCCCAGTTCCAGAACCCCACGATCTACAATCCGAAGGCGAATTTTACCTATGTCAAGGGTAAGCATTCGATGAAGATCGGCTATGAATACCAGGCCGTGAACACACAGGTGAACGACTTCAACCCGAGTTATGGGCAGGATAACTACGCCAGCCTCTACTCGACAGGTCCGTCCAGTGTAGTTGCGGGCAAGACGGTCCCATTCTTTAGTGCATGCACCTCACCTACAGCTACAGGTTGCATCCCGACCGATACCGCTACAGGGAATACGGCCAGCACCCAAATTGCGCAGGCACAGGCTGCTGCCGATTTTCTCTTTGGCAATCGCTCATCTTACTCGCTCACCAATTTCACCGTTGTGAACCTTCGCCAGCGCTTCAATTTCATGTATTTCCAGGACGACATGAAGCTGATGCCGAATCTCACGATCAACGCGGGCCTCCGCTATGAGCTGGCCACACCTCAGTGGGAGCGCGACAACAAACTTGCCAACTTTGATCCAAATACCAAGAGCCTCATCCAGGCAAAATCCGGCAGCATCTATGACCGCGCCCTGGTTCACATGCCACTTACAAATTTCGGCCCACGCATCGGCTTCTCTTACAGCCCGTTACAGAAAACGGTTTTCCGCGGTGGCTACGGTATTGCTTATACGCAATTCAACCGCGCCGGTGGCGAGAACAATCTGACCTACAACGGCCCAAATGTCGTCAATGCTACGGTCAACAACTTCAATTCTGCCTACCCCACAACAACGAGCCTCTGCACGAACGATACGCAGGATCAGACCGCTTGCTTCCGGCAGACGCAGCAGGGATACTCCAATATCCTTGTCAATTCTGCCAACTTCAATCCACTCAAGGTAACTTCACGGTACATCGCGCCTAACTTCAAGACCGGCTACGTCCAGAGCTACCACTTAGGCTTTCAGACGCAGCTTCCCGGTGGGATCGTGGCGGACATCGCATACGTTGGTAACAAGGGTACACATCTTCAGGTACTCGCTGACTACAACCAGGCCACCCCTTGCCTCGCGGCTACGCTTGGAGCCTGCACTACGATCAGCTCCTACCAGGCACGCCGTCCAGTTCCAACGTTCGGCGATATTGAAATTGCCTACGGTGCGGGTTCTTCGAACTACAACTCGCTGCAGGCCAAACTGGAGAAGCGCGCTGGCGCACTCTATGTGCTCAACTCCTTCACCTACAGCCGTACCTATGACATTTCTTCAGGCCATCTGGAGACTGCCAACGGCGATAACTCTCGCGTGAACTATGCCAACCCGAGCAACGACTACGGTCCGTCAGGATATGACCAACCGCTTTCCGATACGACCTCCATTGTCTACGACCTGCCTTATGGACATGGCCGTCGCTTTGGCGCCAGCTCGAATGCACTCTCAAATGCGGTTCTGGGTGGATGGCAGCTCACGACCATCAATACGATGACCAGTGGTTTGCCGGTAAACATCAACTACAGCACGTCTTCGTCGAACGGAACCACGGGTATGCTCTTTGGAACTGACCTGGTTACTTATCGGCCTCAGCACATCGCGGGAACTCCGGTCTATGGCCCTGCATCCGGTCGTGCTAAAACCGCAACCGCTCTCACCGGCTTCTTGCCGCTCTCCAGCTATGCCTTGCCGTCGTTCGCTTCATTTGGTAACACATCGCCATACGGCAACGTATCGCGTAACAGCGTACGCTCCTACGCGTTCTTTCAGACGGACATCGGCCTCCACAAGGCATTCCCCCTGTGGAACGATCACTCCAACCTGGACTTCCGCGCAGAAGCATTCAACATCTTGAATAAGGTGAACTATGGCGCACCGGATGGCAACATCTCGGACGGCAGTGGCTTTGGAGCCATCACCACCGCCTATCCTGCGCGTCAGCTTCAACTGGCCGCGAAGTTCATCTTCTAA
- a CDS encoding ROK family protein translates to MATSRPQVRGIRRVDLAYAKVASSELARDVNRDLLLEIVRSHQPVSRADLSRLSRLQPSTVSAIVEDLIEDGWVVEGGTASRPRGRRPTMLSINDEFVVLVADIRPRQAILSVVDLNGRFLAREALPISTEAQPAVNAIVAAMQAMREEHPTKSFVGVGISLPGRVDPRTQRLVHAPNLSWTQFDLKSAIQQEIGLPTEMDNAANASLLSELWFGNMDGTRDAVLVTFAEGVGAAILADGQLVVGRGGLAGEFGHIPMDAAGLPCGCGQRGCWETVSSNRAALRYYAEKTSSDTHLTYLDLIHRATESEAAAIEAIEEQARAIGRGLRLVTASLSPEIILIDGDIVGAWAIARPVIEEELHKGMLAGTPPRVIRSSGGELGRLRGAAAVLLQRRSAHHHHLVQTSAESAPALASLA, encoded by the coding sequence ATGGCTACCAGCAGACCTCAAGTTCGCGGGATTCGAAGAGTCGACCTGGCTTATGCCAAAGTTGCATCCAGCGAGCTCGCGCGTGACGTCAACCGGGACTTGTTGTTGGAGATCGTTCGATCGCACCAGCCGGTCTCTCGTGCAGATCTTTCACGCCTCTCACGGCTGCAACCTTCTACGGTTTCCGCCATTGTGGAAGATTTGATTGAAGATGGCTGGGTAGTGGAAGGTGGTACGGCGAGTCGCCCACGCGGCCGCCGTCCCACCATGCTTTCAATCAACGATGAATTTGTCGTCCTCGTCGCTGATATCCGCCCGCGACAGGCGATTCTCTCCGTCGTCGATCTCAACGGACGCTTCCTCGCGCGCGAAGCCTTGCCCATTTCCACTGAGGCTCAGCCAGCGGTGAATGCGATTGTCGCAGCGATGCAGGCGATGCGGGAAGAACATCCGACGAAGAGCTTTGTTGGTGTCGGCATCAGTTTGCCTGGCCGCGTCGATCCGCGCACACAGCGGCTTGTACACGCCCCCAATTTGTCATGGACGCAGTTCGATCTCAAGAGTGCGATCCAGCAGGAGATTGGTCTTCCGACGGAGATGGATAACGCCGCCAACGCGAGCCTCCTCTCCGAGCTTTGGTTTGGCAACATGGATGGAACGCGGGATGCCGTCCTGGTGACGTTTGCGGAAGGCGTGGGCGCGGCAATCCTCGCAGATGGTCAACTCGTCGTCGGGCGCGGCGGTCTGGCTGGAGAGTTCGGGCACATTCCCATGGATGCTGCAGGTCTGCCATGCGGCTGTGGCCAGCGTGGTTGCTGGGAGACGGTCTCTTCCAATCGCGCGGCCCTTCGTTACTATGCCGAAAAGACCTCAAGCGATACGCATCTGACTTACCTGGACCTGATCCACCGCGCGACGGAGAGCGAGGCGGCAGCGATTGAGGCCATCGAAGAGCAGGCCCGAGCGATCGGCAGAGGTCTTCGTCTGGTCACGGCAAGTCTCTCTCCGGAAATCATACTGATCGATGGAGACATCGTTGGTGCGTGGGCGATTGCGAGGCCCGTCATCGAAGAAGAGCTGCACAAAGGTATGCTCGCAGGTACGCCTCCGCGTGTGATCCGCAGCAGCGGTGGAGAGCTGGGACGGCTTCGTGGCGCGGCTGCCGTGCTTCTGCAGCGGCGTTCCGCTCACCATCATCATCTTGTGCAGACGTCTGCAGAGAGCGCTCCCGCACTCGCATCGTTGGCCTAA
- a CDS encoding glycoside hydrolase family 125 protein — MLKELTRRTLLRGGTAVAGVAVMDLSSTGRLLAQYTPSDLHARPLPVKRRFTSLAVERTIAKTRAEIRDPQLATMFENCFPNTLDTTVFPGTFDGKPDTFVITGDIDAMWLRDSSAQVTPYLPYAKQDPALAKLIEGVIRRQARLVTLDPYANSFMRSEDAKPLSWSVHDRTDMKPSVGERKWEIDSLCYTVRLAHAYWKAVGDTAPFDERWHTAARTIVKTFREQQRKDNPGPYHFQRQEWNPTDTLTGSGFGAPAKSNGMIFSMFRPSDDACVYPLFVPANLFAVRSLRQLAEMAKAIAHDDALAEDATRLADEVAAAVAAHGIVERPEFGKIFAYEVDGYGNALCMDDANAPGLLSLALLECVEVDDPMYQRTRRFALSEANPYFYRGKIAEGIGGPHVGDGYIWPMSIIVRALTSKDDTEIEQCLRWLRNTTAGTNFMHEAFWKDDAAKFTRPWFAWANTLFGELILRVHAERPHLLTKSYM, encoded by the coding sequence ATGTTGAAAGAATTGACCCGACGAACTTTATTACGGGGCGGCACGGCTGTGGCCGGGGTAGCCGTGATGGACTTATCTTCTACCGGACGCCTGCTGGCGCAGTACACACCGTCGGACCTGCATGCGCGCCCCCTACCCGTAAAAAGACGTTTTACGAGCCTCGCCGTGGAGCGCACCATCGCCAAAACCCGCGCGGAGATTCGCGATCCGCAGCTTGCCACGATGTTTGAAAACTGTTTTCCGAACACCTTGGATACAACCGTCTTTCCTGGAACGTTTGACGGTAAGCCGGATACGTTTGTCATCACGGGCGACATCGACGCGATGTGGCTGCGGGATTCTTCCGCGCAGGTGACGCCCTATCTTCCGTACGCGAAGCAAGACCCCGCACTCGCGAAGCTGATCGAAGGCGTCATTCGACGACAGGCTCGGCTAGTCACGCTGGATCCGTACGCAAACTCTTTTATGCGTTCGGAAGACGCAAAGCCACTGAGCTGGAGCGTCCATGACCGCACAGACATGAAACCCAGCGTCGGCGAGCGCAAGTGGGAGATCGACTCTCTCTGCTACACCGTCCGTTTGGCGCATGCCTACTGGAAAGCCGTGGGAGATACTGCGCCTTTTGACGAGCGCTGGCACACGGCGGCGCGGACTATTGTAAAGACCTTCCGCGAACAGCAGCGCAAGGACAACCCTGGGCCGTATCACTTCCAGAGGCAGGAGTGGAATCCCACAGACACGCTGACCGGAAGCGGCTTCGGCGCACCGGCAAAGTCGAACGGAATGATCTTCTCGATGTTTCGCCCCTCGGATGATGCCTGCGTCTATCCACTCTTTGTACCGGCGAATCTTTTTGCAGTGCGATCGCTGCGCCAGCTTGCGGAGATGGCGAAGGCAATCGCGCACGACGATGCGCTTGCTGAAGATGCAACACGCTTAGCGGATGAAGTTGCAGCAGCCGTTGCAGCACACGGCATTGTGGAGAGGCCAGAATTCGGAAAGATCTTTGCCTATGAAGTCGACGGCTACGGCAACGCTCTCTGCATGGACGACGCGAATGCTCCGGGGCTTCTGAGCCTCGCGCTATTGGAGTGTGTCGAGGTAGATGATCCGATGTATCAGCGAACACGCCGCTTTGCCTTGAGCGAGGCGAACCCGTACTTCTATCGCGGTAAGATAGCCGAGGGAATCGGTGGACCGCATGTGGGTGACGGTTACATCTGGCCGATGTCCATCATTGTTCGCGCTCTGACATCGAAGGACGACACCGAGATCGAACAGTGCCTGCGTTGGCTGCGCAACACTACGGCAGGAACCAACTTCATGCATGAGGCGTTCTGGAAGGACGACGCAGCGAAGTTCACGCGGCCATGGTTTGCCTGGGCCAATACCCTGTTCGGTGAACTGATTTTGCGTGTCCATGCCGAACGCCCGCACCTATTGACGAAGAGTTACATGTAG
- a CDS encoding MFS transporter — MPVERRTRVRFFLAFWLFVLSGVAFLDRTNISIAGLQISREYGLGNQRLGWIFSAFLIGYAGFQLPAGFLAAKYGPRRVLTLGVLWWGVATALTAILPSGIPHAVALLIAVRFALGAGEAVIYPAANQFVARWVPQQERGFVNGLIFAGVGAGSGLTPPLLTWIIVSHGWRAAFWFSAVIGIIAGAVWWIFARDTPEDHPGVSRSELKEIHAGLTLDASDLPGAAPTQTRISWRAIFARRDLAALMAGYFAFGYIAWVFFSWFFLYMAQVRGFDLKASAHYAMLPFLCMTIFSLVGGWLSDRLTRLYGLRVGRCYLASVSLFFTAIFLVLGSQVHSPQLAGIILAGGAGALYLSQSTFWSVSVDIAGRSSGVFSSLVNMGGQIGGAITASLTPWIAQRFGWTTSFAVAAALALVGSLCWLVVHPERALEV; from the coding sequence TTGCCCGTTGAACGCCGAACCCGAGTCCGATTTTTTCTTGCCTTCTGGCTCTTCGTCCTAAGTGGCGTTGCATTCCTGGACCGCACCAATATCTCCATCGCAGGACTTCAGATCAGCCGCGAATATGGCCTCGGAAATCAGCGCCTCGGTTGGATCTTTTCCGCCTTCCTGATCGGTTATGCCGGCTTCCAGCTTCCGGCTGGTTTCCTTGCGGCCAAGTATGGCCCACGTCGCGTTTTGACGCTCGGTGTCCTGTGGTGGGGCGTCGCGACTGCGCTCACGGCAATTCTTCCCTCGGGCATTCCGCATGCGGTGGCTTTGCTTATTGCAGTGCGCTTCGCTCTGGGCGCGGGTGAAGCCGTTATTTATCCTGCCGCAAATCAATTCGTCGCTCGATGGGTACCGCAACAGGAGCGCGGTTTCGTCAACGGCCTGATCTTTGCCGGAGTAGGCGCAGGCAGCGGACTCACACCGCCTTTGCTCACGTGGATCATCGTTTCGCATGGCTGGCGCGCGGCCTTCTGGTTCTCGGCGGTCATCGGCATTATCGCGGGTGCGGTATGGTGGATCTTCGCGCGTGATACTCCTGAAGATCACCCCGGTGTTTCCCGTTCGGAACTCAAGGAGATCCACGCTGGCCTGACACTCGATGCTTCGGACCTTCCGGGAGCAGCCCCCACCCAGACACGGATCTCGTGGCGTGCCATCTTTGCGCGCAGGGATCTCGCGGCCCTGATGGCCGGGTACTTCGCCTTCGGATATATCGCCTGGGTCTTCTTCAGTTGGTTCTTTCTCTACATGGCGCAGGTCCGAGGCTTCGATCTTAAGGCCAGCGCGCACTACGCCATGCTCCCGTTTCTCTGCATGACCATCTTCAGTCTCGTCGGTGGCTGGCTCTCGGATCGCCTGACGCGCCTGTATGGTCTGCGTGTCGGTCGGTGCTATCTGGCCTCTGTTTCGCTGTTCTTTACGGCGATCTTCCTTGTCCTCGGGTCGCAGGTGCACAGCCCCCAGTTGGCTGGAATTATCCTCGCTGGCGGTGCCGGTGCGCTTTATCTCTCACAGAGCACCTTCTGGTCGGTTTCCGTGGATATCGCGGGCCGCAGTTCGGGAGTCTTCTCTTCACTCGTCAACATGGGCGGACAGATCGGCGGAGCCATCACTGCCTCGCTCACGCCTTGGATCGCACAGCGTTTTGGCTGGACGACCTCCTTCGCCGTGGCTGCCGCGCTGGCACTGGTCGGATCTCTTTGCTGGCTTGTAGTGCACCCGGAGCGTGCGCTGGAAGTCTAA